One Turneriella parva DSM 21527 genomic region harbors:
- a CDS encoding multiheme c-type cytochrome: MRHAHLAASVLLLAGALVAAKQTKKFEAPKTFEEKEKIAVEMKKISKQLDVRCEYCHSDAERGLKEGDYTLLTREGEYAHEAMFPISAKYKVECSYCHAGNELTAAGERTHQDMKFMRKYKREKRKTLQCGSCHIPGNAGKEFQRLTKFAKKTGY; the protein is encoded by the coding sequence GTGCGCCACGCTCATCTGGCTGCTTCGGTGCTCTTGCTCGCGGGTGCTCTGGTAGCGGCCAAACAAACAAAAAAGTTCGAGGCGCCCAAAACATTTGAAGAAAAAGAAAAAATTGCCGTCGAGATGAAAAAAATCTCGAAGCAGCTCGATGTGCGCTGTGAGTATTGCCACAGCGATGCTGAGCGTGGCCTGAAAGAAGGTGATTACACACTTCTGACCCGCGAAGGCGAATATGCACATGAGGCGATGTTTCCGATCAGCGCAAAATACAAGGTGGAGTGCTCGTATTGCCATGCCGGCAATGAGCTCACGGCTGCGGGCGAGCGCACTCACCAGGACATGAAATTCATGAGAAAGTACAAACGCGAGAAGCGCAAAACGTTGCAATGCGGTTCATGCCATATACCCGGCAACGCAGGCAAAGAGTTTCAACGTCTCACAAAATTTGCCAAAAAAACCGGCTACTAG
- a CDS encoding ATP-dependent helicase, with translation MAYPLNDMQAACVDHGEGPLLVLAGAGSGKTGVIVNRIVALMRRGLKPSSICAVTFTNKAAREMRERVRDLVGKSARGSTEKKPPGLSTRGMFIGTFHSLGLMILRENIEKAGVGKNFSILGQDDQLTLAREVLVQSGVDTDMFDEKKLIKAISDWKNSGEAMGDYFADDIWRLRVPARPITEIVDTYVNRVVGMNALDFDDLILLPERLLKHDDEVRGQYRARFSHFLADEFQDTNPLQFRFLSHLMREPFNLCAVGDDDQSIYSWRGADTRIMLEFKQRFPQADIIALEQNYRSEQYILDIANKLIENNTARHPKRLFSERRTPNRAIVFEAADGLAEAEYVADTIIAEKVRHQGEYSAFCVLYRTNFQSRSFEEVLRQRNIPYHVSGSYQFYDRTEIKDVLAYLRFFANHADDRSLSRILNMPKRGISETAIQRLSQYAQLNKKHLWDILAEIEMCEIDINAATLAGIMEFKEFIAAHEHEIRKTGNLAKAAQNLIDALQLEREYVRQGIDAQKIINKLLNVRELMRSIDDFENSDRQLPNMGEGAERNIYTYLQFVALLTADDKENESETPKVQLMTIHQAKGLEFHTVFVTGLEDGILPHQRSIDNEVEANEVQGIEEERRLLYVALTRAKARLYLTLSRTRKNRGLITDSTPSRFLDELPKELLEWESTTAEAGDLAALESMLLNI, from the coding sequence CGCGCGAAATGCGCGAACGCGTGCGCGATCTCGTAGGCAAGTCGGCGCGCGGTTCAACCGAAAAAAAACCGCCTGGTCTAAGTACGCGGGGCATGTTCATCGGCACCTTTCACAGCCTGGGCCTGATGATTCTGCGCGAGAACATCGAGAAGGCCGGTGTCGGCAAAAACTTCTCCATTCTGGGACAAGACGACCAGCTGACGCTCGCGCGCGAAGTTCTTGTACAATCGGGCGTCGACACCGACATGTTCGATGAAAAAAAACTCATCAAGGCAATCTCAGACTGGAAAAACAGCGGCGAAGCGATGGGCGATTATTTCGCCGATGACATCTGGCGGCTGCGCGTGCCGGCGCGCCCGATCACCGAAATTGTCGACACATATGTTAACCGCGTCGTCGGCATGAACGCACTCGATTTTGACGATCTGATTCTCTTGCCCGAGCGACTGCTCAAACACGACGATGAGGTGCGCGGGCAATACCGCGCCCGGTTTTCGCATTTTCTGGCCGACGAGTTTCAAGACACGAATCCCCTGCAGTTTCGGTTTTTGAGCCACCTGATGCGCGAGCCTTTCAACCTGTGTGCCGTCGGCGACGATGACCAGTCGATCTATTCATGGCGCGGGGCCGATACGCGCATCATGCTTGAGTTCAAGCAGCGATTTCCGCAGGCTGATATTATCGCGCTCGAGCAGAATTACCGGTCAGAGCAATACATTCTCGACATCGCCAACAAACTGATCGAAAATAACACGGCCCGGCACCCGAAGCGCCTGTTCAGCGAAAGGCGCACGCCGAACCGGGCAATCGTCTTTGAAGCGGCCGACGGCCTTGCAGAGGCTGAGTACGTCGCCGACACAATCATCGCCGAAAAAGTGAGGCATCAGGGGGAGTACTCAGCGTTCTGCGTGCTCTACCGCACAAACTTTCAGAGCCGCTCTTTCGAAGAGGTTTTGCGGCAACGCAACATACCTTACCACGTGAGTGGCAGCTACCAGTTCTACGACCGTACAGAGATTAAAGACGTTCTCGCCTATTTGCGATTTTTTGCCAACCACGCCGACGACCGCTCGCTGTCGCGTATTCTCAACATGCCAAAGCGCGGCATCTCTGAAACTGCGATTCAGCGCTTATCTCAGTATGCCCAGCTGAACAAGAAACACCTGTGGGATATTCTTGCCGAAATCGAAATGTGCGAAATCGACATTAATGCCGCAACGCTTGCCGGCATCATGGAATTTAAGGAGTTTATCGCAGCGCATGAACATGAGATTCGCAAGACCGGCAACCTCGCCAAAGCGGCGCAAAACCTGATCGATGCACTACAGCTTGAACGCGAATATGTGCGCCAGGGAATCGACGCACAAAAAATCATCAATAAGCTGCTCAACGTGCGCGAGCTCATGCGTTCGATCGATGATTTCGAGAACAGCGATCGCCAGTTGCCGAATATGGGTGAAGGTGCTGAACGCAATATTTATACGTACCTGCAGTTTGTAGCGCTGCTCACCGCAGACGACAAAGAGAATGAATCAGAGACACCCAAGGTGCAGCTCATGACGATACACCAGGCCAAGGGACTGGAATTTCATACTGTATTCGTGACGGGGCTCGAAGACGGTATTTTACCGCACCAGCGGTCGATTGACAATGAAGTAGAAGCCAATGAAGTACAGGGTATTGAAGAAGAGCGCCGCCTGCTCTATGTTGCGCTGACGCGAGCCAAAGCAAGGTTGTACCTCACGCTTTCGCGCACGCGCAAGAATCGCGGGCTCATTACCGACTCAACGCCGTCGCGTTTTCTCGACGAGCTGCCAAAAGAGCTGCTCGAATGGGAGAGCACAACCGCCGAGGCGGGAGATCTCGCTGCACTGGAAAGTATGCTTTTGAACATCTGA